In the Salinirubrum litoreum genome, one interval contains:
- a CDS encoding thiamine pyrophosphate-dependent dehydrogenase E1 component subunit alpha: MHRLIGERGLADSWLTPDDARAGLRDMVRTRRFDERALALQRRGWMSGYPPFRGQEASQVGAAHAMRDADWLVPTYRSNALQIARGVPMSDILLFRRGYPEFVSDHDVPVLPQAVPIASQIPHAAGLGMARNYAGNDEAVLVCFGDGATSEGDFHEGLNFAGVFDAPVVFFCENNGWAISLPRERQTASDSIAVKAEAYGFEGVQVDGNDPFAVRETVTEALADARDGKPVLVESMTYRQGAHTTADDPSQYRDEEPDDVPEWRLRDPIERAEEFLLGEGVIDENFVEQAREEATEELAEAVETAESTPEPDPDDLFEHTYTEMPAPLREQQEELHDYLSRHDPVELDR; the protein is encoded by the coding sequence ATGCACAGACTGATCGGCGAGCGGGGGTTGGCCGACTCGTGGCTCACGCCGGACGACGCTCGTGCCGGCCTGCGGGACATGGTTCGGACGCGACGGTTCGACGAGCGCGCACTGGCGCTCCAGCGCAGAGGGTGGATGAGTGGCTACCCGCCGTTTCGAGGACAGGAAGCCTCGCAGGTCGGCGCGGCCCACGCGATGCGCGACGCCGATTGGCTCGTCCCGACCTACCGGTCGAACGCGCTCCAGATCGCTCGGGGCGTCCCGATGTCGGACATCCTCCTCTTCCGGCGGGGCTACCCCGAGTTCGTCTCGGACCACGACGTGCCGGTGCTCCCGCAGGCGGTCCCCATCGCCTCGCAGATTCCCCACGCGGCCGGACTGGGGATGGCGCGCAACTACGCCGGCAACGACGAGGCCGTCCTCGTGTGCTTCGGCGACGGCGCGACCTCGGAGGGCGACTTCCACGAGGGACTGAACTTCGCGGGCGTCTTCGACGCGCCGGTCGTCTTCTTCTGTGAGAACAACGGCTGGGCCATCTCCCTGCCCCGCGAGCGCCAGACCGCCAGCGACTCGATCGCGGTCAAAGCCGAGGCGTACGGCTTCGAGGGCGTGCAGGTGGACGGCAACGACCCCTTCGCAGTGAGAGAAACCGTCACCGAGGCGCTGGCAGACGCCCGCGACGGGAAGCCGGTGCTCGTGGAGAGCATGACCTACCGACAGGGGGCGCACACGACCGCCGACGACCCGAGCCAGTACCGCGACGAGGAACCGGACGACGTCCCCGAGTGGCGACTCCGCGATCCGATCGAGCGTGCCGAGGAGTTCCTGCTCGGCGAGGGGGTGATCGACGAGAACTTCGTCGAGCAGGCGCGCGAGGAGGCGACCGAGGAACTGGCCGAGGCGGTCGAGACCGCCGAGTCGACGCCGGAACCCGATCCTGACGACCTGTTCGAGCACACCTACACCGAGATGCCGGCACCGCTCAGAGAACAGCAAGAAGAACTGCACGACTACCTCTCGCGGCACGATCCGGTCGAACTGGATCGGTAG